The following proteins are encoded in a genomic region of Streptomyces sp. NBC_01723:
- a CDS encoding mycothiol transferase, with the protein MHAKDILIEGYARIQEEVHAAVEGLDPDGLNTRPAGEANSVSWLVWHLTRVQDDHVADAFGLDQVWLTGEWEKRFGLGLPRRDTGYGHSPAEVAKVRVDSGDLLTGYYDAVHEQTLGALRSLTAKDLERVVDDNWDPPVTLGVRLVSVLSDDLQHVGQAAYVRGLVQSAA; encoded by the coding sequence ATGCATGCGAAGGACATCCTCATCGAGGGCTACGCCCGTATCCAGGAAGAAGTCCACGCCGCCGTCGAGGGCCTGGACCCCGACGGCCTGAACACCCGCCCCGCCGGCGAGGCCAACTCCGTCTCCTGGCTCGTCTGGCATCTCACCCGCGTCCAGGACGACCACGTCGCGGACGCCTTCGGTCTCGACCAGGTGTGGCTGACCGGCGAGTGGGAGAAGCGCTTCGGCCTCGGCCTGCCCCGCCGGGACACCGGGTACGGCCACAGCCCCGCCGAGGTCGCGAAGGTGCGGGTCGACTCGGGCGACCTGCTGACCGGCTACTACGACGCCGTGCACGAGCAGACGCTCGGGGCCCTGCGCTCCCTGACCGCCAAGGACCTGGAGCGGGTCGTGGACGACAACTGGGACCCGCCGGTCACCCTGGGCGTGCGGCTGGTCAGCGTCCTGTCCGACGATCTCCAGCACGTCGGACAGGCCGCCTATGTGCGCGGGCTCGTTCAGAGCGCCGCGTAG